The nucleotide sequence AAAACTATGAGAGTCGGACAGCTGAAAATGACAGGAGATGAAAAAAATGATGGATTTGCATACATACGCGTCCTTCGATGCAACCGGTCTTGCAGAATTGGTTAAAAAAAGAGAGGTTTCCCCTCATGAACTGGCAGATGCTGCATTTAAGCAGATTGAAAATGTCAATCCGCTAGTAAACGGTGTTGTCCGAACCAGGCAGGAGAAAGCACTGAAGGAAATACAGGAGCTGAAAGAGGATTCCCAGCCGTTTGCAGGAGTTCCGATGCTGCTGAAAGACATTTCACAGGCTGTTGAAGGAGAACCTCTGACTGCGGGTTCAAAGCTTTTGACAAACAATACAGCGAAAAGAGATTCCCATTTTGTCGCGCGTTTAAGAAAAGCAGGTTTTACTTTGATCGGCCACACAAACACACCGGAATTCGGTTTGAGAAACATTACGGAACCTGAACTGCACGGTGCGACTAAAAATCCGTGGAACACAAAGTTTTCAGCCGGCGGTTCAAGCGGCGGTTCAGCGGCCGCTGTGGCATCAGGAATGGTGCCGATAGCCGGTGCCAGCGACGGCGGAGGCTCCATCCGGATTCCGGCCTCTTTTACCGGCCTTTTCGGATTAAAACCTACAAGAGGAAGAACTCCAGTCGGGCCAAGTGTGGGCAGGCAATGGCACGGGGCATCCATTGATTTTGTCCTGACAAAATCAGTGCGGGACAGTGCTGCGATGCTTGATCTTCTGCAGGTGATCCAGCCGGAAGCAGCCTTTCATACGCCTTTGTTTGAAGGGAAATATACGGACACTCTTAAATCAGGAATGAAAAAGCCGCTGCGGATTGCTTTTCAGACCCAGTCACCAGTTGGGACAAAAGTAAGCAGCGAAGCAGAAGAGGCCGTTCATCGCATGGCCGGCTGGCTTGAAAGTCAGGGGCACCAAGTAGAGGAACGCGGAAATGGTATAGACGGAGTCAGACTGATGGAGAATTATTATACGATGAACAATGGAGAGATGTCGGCAACGATTCTTGACTTGGAGAAGATGCTTGGGCGGCCGATTGCGGCAAATGACGTGGACATTGTGACCTGGGTTCTGAGTACGGCCGGGCATTCTGTAACAGCGGCCGAATTTTCTAAGAGTCTTGCAGAGTGGGATTTTGCAGCAGCTCAGATGGCAGCTTTCCATGAGACGTTTGATTTGTATCTGACACCTGCGACTGCCTTTGCCGCACCGGAAATTGGAGAATTAATGCAAAAGGAAGAAGAAATTCAGACGCTGCTGAAAATCAGCGAACGCCATAAGGACGAGCATCTTCCATTTGTCTATGACATGTTCCTGAAAAGCTTGACGTACACGCCGTTTACCCAGCTGGCCAATTTGACGGGACAGCCGGCAATGAGTGTCCCAACGCATATGACAAAACAAGGACTCCCGCTTGGAGTTCAGTTTATAGCGCCTAAAGGAAGAGAAGACTTGCTTGTTTCACTTGCAGGAGACATTGAACAAACGCAATTGTGGATGGGGATGGAAGGAAATCCGTTTTTTTGACCAGCAGAACTTAGAAATAGAGAGAAAAAGAAGGATAATTGTAAAAACATGGCGAATAATTTCGTATCAAAGAGACTGCTGTATGTCTGAATGCTGAAAAAACCTTTTAATATCCGCTCTGCCGGCATTTGTGAACAGTTAGAAAATGGAGATGCATCACAGTGGAAACATCATTTCCTGTTATTGAAACAGAGAGATTGCTTTTGAGAAAGGCTGTTCAAGAAGATGCAGCGGACATGCTCCGCTATTTGTCTGATGAAGAAGTTGTCCGGCATATGGGTCTGAATCCATTTACATCTTTACAGGACGTTTACGGCGAATTGGATTGGTACCGGGAAATTTTTCAAGAAGGCACTGGCATCAGATGGGCAATCTCTCTTAAAGAATCAGGCATCATGATTGGAAGCTGCGGCTTCTTAAACAGAAAACCAAACCATTTCCGCGCTGAAATTGGCTATGAATTAAGCCGAGAGTGTTGGAGAAAAGGGATTGCGGCTGAAGCTCTTCAGGCCATTATCAGCTACGGGTTTGATCATTTAAAGCTTGAACGAATCGAAGCCTTAATTGAACCTTCCAATTCACCTTCCATAAAGCTCGCGGAAAGGCAAGGGTTCATCAGGGAAGGCCTGCTTAGACATTATGAATACACTTGCGGGAAATTTGATGATTTGTATATGTATTCACTTTTAAAAATGGATTGGCGCAGTAAAGAAAATAGAACAACAGCCGATAATACCAAGAAAGATATCTAAGCAGGAGGGAAGCATATCCTATGGAAGAACAAAAACATTGTCCTAAATGCAAGTGTGAGCAGCAGCACGAAGACAGCAAGTGTCTGGTGTGCGGACACAGCGTGATGGATTCCATTCTGGCTCTATACCCGGATAAACCCCTTAGAACAAGCAGCC is from Bacillus sp. FSL H8-0547 and encodes:
- a CDS encoding amidase, which translates into the protein MDLHTYASFDATGLAELVKKREVSPHELADAAFKQIENVNPLVNGVVRTRQEKALKEIQELKEDSQPFAGVPMLLKDISQAVEGEPLTAGSKLLTNNTAKRDSHFVARLRKAGFTLIGHTNTPEFGLRNITEPELHGATKNPWNTKFSAGGSSGGSAAAVASGMVPIAGASDGGGSIRIPASFTGLFGLKPTRGRTPVGPSVGRQWHGASIDFVLTKSVRDSAAMLDLLQVIQPEAAFHTPLFEGKYTDTLKSGMKKPLRIAFQTQSPVGTKVSSEAEEAVHRMAGWLESQGHQVEERGNGIDGVRLMENYYTMNNGEMSATILDLEKMLGRPIAANDVDIVTWVLSTAGHSVTAAEFSKSLAEWDFAAAQMAAFHETFDLYLTPATAFAAPEIGELMQKEEEIQTLLKISERHKDEHLPFVYDMFLKSLTYTPFTQLANLTGQPAMSVPTHMTKQGLPLGVQFIAPKGREDLLVSLAGDIEQTQLWMGMEGNPFF
- a CDS encoding GNAT family protein; amino-acid sequence: METSFPVIETERLLLRKAVQEDAADMLRYLSDEEVVRHMGLNPFTSLQDVYGELDWYREIFQEGTGIRWAISLKESGIMIGSCGFLNRKPNHFRAEIGYELSRECWRKGIAAEALQAIISYGFDHLKLERIEALIEPSNSPSIKLAERQGFIREGLLRHYEYTCGKFDDLYMYSLLKMDWRSKENRTTADNTKKDI